The Nitrosospira lacus genome window below encodes:
- the cbbX gene encoding CbbX protein, whose product MKKLLKELAPSDTDSVDLDAEFRASNIKEVLDKLDLELIGLKPVKTRIRETAALLLVDRVRKKLNLTAGAPSLHMCFTGNPGTGKTTVALRMSEILHRLGYVREGHLVSVTRDDLVGQYIGHTAPKTKEVLKKAMGGVLFIDEAYYLYKPENERDYGAESIEILLQTMENNREDLVVILAGYKDRMDKFFHSNPGMRSRIAHHIDFPDYSADELLAIAKLMLAAQNYRFSPEGEKTFGDYIRLRMKLEHFANARSIRNALDRARLRQANRLFEGSKKSLARIDLMTLEAEDILASRVFLEGKLDGESNTGTETKK is encoded by the coding sequence TTGAAAAAACTATTAAAGGAACTCGCCCCCTCCGATACTGATTCAGTTGATCTGGACGCTGAGTTTCGTGCATCCAACATCAAGGAAGTGCTGGATAAACTTGATCTAGAATTGATCGGCTTGAAGCCCGTCAAAACCCGCATCCGCGAAACTGCGGCGCTATTGCTCGTCGATCGCGTGCGCAAGAAGTTGAACCTGACCGCTGGGGCACCCAGTCTGCACATGTGCTTTACCGGCAACCCCGGTACCGGAAAAACCACCGTAGCGCTACGGATGTCCGAAATCTTGCACCGCTTGGGGTATGTGCGTGAGGGCCATCTTGTTTCCGTCACCCGCGACGATCTGGTGGGCCAGTATATCGGCCATACCGCGCCGAAGACCAAGGAAGTATTGAAGAAAGCAATGGGTGGCGTGCTATTCATTGACGAGGCCTATTATCTTTACAAGCCCGAGAACGAACGTGATTATGGCGCAGAATCGATTGAAATCCTTTTGCAAACAATGGAGAACAATCGTGAAGACCTGGTTGTGATTCTGGCGGGCTACAAAGACCGGATGGACAAATTCTTCCACAGTAATCCCGGTATGCGTTCGCGTATTGCCCATCACATCGACTTTCCCGACTATAGTGCCGATGAGTTGCTTGCAATCGCCAAACTCATGTTGGCTGCGCAGAACTATCGCTTCAGTCCCGAGGGCGAAAAAACATTCGGTGACTATATCCGGTTGCGCATGAAGCTGGAGCATTTTGCCAACGCGCGTTCTATTCGCAATGCCCTTGATCGGGCCCGGCTGCGCCAAGCCAATCGCCTGTTCGAGGGGTCCAAGAAATCATTGGCCAGAATTGATCTTATGACGCTTGAAGCGGAAGACATTCTAGCCAGCCGCGTGTTCCTCGAAGGCAAGCTTGATGGTGAATCCAATACCGGTACGGAAACAAAAAAATAG
- a CDS encoding DegT/DnrJ/EryC1/StrS family aminotransferase: MIPQADPSRRIARFRMEVDRAIANTVSSPHYILGPAVESFEADFAAYLGVKHCVGVASGTDALALTLRGMGIGAGDEVITTALTFSGTAQAILHCGARPRFVDIDPISRCIDPAAVEAGITSRTAAIIPVHLFGHPANMLRLMDIAGHHGLAVLEDCAQAHGASIDGRMLGGFGHASAFSFYPTKNLGGIGDSGAIVTNDDLLAARLRSLRHYGMKDSQRISSTMGFNSRMDELQAAILSVLLPHLDAGNIERRALADEYRRELAGLDLLLPPDDPGAVYHQFAIAYKDRDRLAHLLQSEMGIGTSVHYHPLLNHHPAFKDAIVDQLPHSEWLSPRLLSLPIQPEVAAGNAGIIAESIDKAIKP, from the coding sequence ATGATTCCTCAGGCGGATCCCTCTCGTCGCATCGCTCGATTTCGTATGGAGGTGGATCGTGCCATCGCCAACACTGTCTCTTCGCCACATTACATACTCGGACCGGCGGTAGAGTCGTTCGAAGCCGACTTTGCGGCATACCTGGGTGTCAAGCATTGTGTGGGCGTGGCTTCGGGTACCGATGCACTGGCTTTGACTTTACGCGGTATGGGTATCGGGGCAGGCGATGAGGTGATTACCACAGCGCTGACATTTTCCGGAACGGCACAGGCGATTTTGCATTGCGGTGCTCGGCCACGCTTCGTGGATATCGATCCGATAAGCCGCTGTATCGATCCAGCCGCAGTTGAGGCCGGAATTACGTCAAGAACGGCGGCAATCATTCCGGTGCATCTGTTTGGGCACCCAGCCAACATGCTGCGGTTGATGGATATAGCCGGGCACCATGGACTTGCGGTACTCGAGGATTGTGCTCAAGCACATGGTGCCAGTATCGATGGCCGCATGCTGGGAGGTTTTGGGCATGCATCGGCTTTTTCGTTCTATCCAACCAAGAACTTGGGCGGCATAGGCGATTCGGGCGCGATTGTCACGAATGATGACCTTCTTGCGGCCAGGCTTCGAAGCCTGCGGCATTATGGCATGAAAGACAGTCAGCGGATCAGTTCGACGATGGGCTTCAATTCCCGGATGGATGAGTTGCAGGCGGCCATCCTGTCTGTGCTGCTACCACACCTCGATGCAGGGAATATCGAGCGTCGCGCGCTGGCCGATGAATATCGGCGAGAGTTAGCCGGACTCGATCTGCTTCTGCCACCGGACGACCCAGGTGCCGTCTATCACCAATTCGCGATTGCGTACAAAGATCGAGACCGGCTTGCTCATTTGCTACAGAGCGAAATGGGTATCGGCACGTCGGTCCATTATCACCCCCTGCTGAATCATCACCCTGCATTCAAGGATGCGATTGTGGATCAGCTTCCTCATAGCGAGTGGCTTTCGCCACGATTGCTTAGTCTTCCCATCCAGCCGGAAGTCGCCGCTGGCAATGCAGGGATCATTGCCGAGAGCATTGATAAGGCTATTAAGCCATGA
- a CDS encoding 3-keto-5-aminohexanoate cleavage protein: protein MSSAQTSELILNLAPTGMVPTRALSASVPLQPDEIVADVLACAEIGITGVHLHARDELGAPTYRKEIYARIIGGIREKRPDLVICVSCSGRGGITLEQRAEVLTLDADLRPDMASLTLSSLNFPGGASVTSPDTVIGLAHEMRSRGIKPELEVFDLGMANVVSYLIDHDLVDAPIYANLILGNLASAQARFLDIGCLLAALPANITYCLGGLGRWQFTVAGIAVAAAPGVRIGLEDNLWLDVERTIPASNGAMIRKVHTLAAVHDRKVMTPNELRRRLGLRLAW from the coding sequence ATGTCCTCTGCACAAACATCGGAATTGATCCTGAATCTGGCACCGACGGGTATGGTGCCGACGCGTGCACTGTCTGCATCGGTGCCATTGCAGCCCGATGAAATCGTCGCCGATGTGCTGGCATGCGCCGAGATAGGCATCACCGGCGTACATCTTCATGCCCGTGACGAACTCGGTGCGCCAACATATCGCAAGGAAATATATGCACGAATTATCGGCGGAATCCGCGAAAAACGTCCGGACTTGGTTATTTGTGTTTCCTGCTCAGGGCGGGGCGGCATAACGCTTGAGCAACGTGCCGAGGTACTGACCCTGGATGCCGACTTGCGCCCCGATATGGCATCATTGACCTTGTCCTCGCTCAATTTTCCAGGAGGCGCCAGCGTCACCTCGCCGGATACGGTAATCGGCTTGGCGCATGAAATGAGGTCACGGGGGATAAAACCGGAGCTTGAAGTTTTCGACCTGGGCATGGCGAATGTAGTGAGTTATCTGATCGACCATGATTTGGTCGATGCACCGATCTATGCCAATCTGATTCTGGGCAATCTCGCTTCGGCGCAGGCACGCTTTCTCGATATCGGCTGCCTTTTAGCCGCATTGCCGGCAAATATCACTTACTGCCTTGGCGGGCTCGGGCGCTGGCAGTTCACCGTCGCCGGGATTGCGGTTGCAGCGGCCCCAGGGGTTCGCATCGGACTGGAAGACAACCTGTGGCTGGACGTCGAACGGACCATTCCTGCGAGCAACGGTGCCATGATCCGGAAGGTGCATACCCTCGCGGCAGTACACGATAGAAAGGTAATGACCCCGAACGAATTACGCCGGCGGCTTGGGTTGCGGTTGGCGTGGTGA
- a CDS encoding sugar 3,4-ketoisomerase — protein MQVIEGVELLTHVVHVDERGSLVALEEQDGLPFAPRRIFYITVSDPSSERAGHAGTSEELITIMTGSVTVELDNGIRQASLRLVGNQKALWIRPGVWLRLKEFSPGTILLVVSSLTYAESRHFNRPQPLFQEG, from the coding sequence ATGCAGGTTATCGAAGGCGTCGAACTGCTGACGCATGTTGTCCATGTGGACGAGCGCGGTTCCCTCGTCGCGCTCGAGGAGCAGGATGGCCTCCCATTTGCACCCAGGCGCATTTTTTATATCACGGTGTCCGATCCGTCGAGCGAACGGGCAGGGCATGCGGGAACATCCGAAGAACTGATCACTATCATGACCGGATCGGTCACGGTCGAACTGGACAACGGTATTCGGCAAGCCAGCCTGCGCTTGGTTGGCAATCAGAAGGCGCTTTGGATTCGCCCTGGGGTCTGGCTGCGGCTAAAGGAATTTTCTCCGGGAACAATCCTTCTCGTTGTGTCATCCCTGACTTATGCGGAGTCGCGGCACTTCAATCGGCCGCAGCCTCTTTTCCAGGAGGGCTAG
- a CDS encoding ribulose-bisphosphate carboxylase large subunit, whose amino-acid sequence MTSETIKEGKDRYKSGVLPYKKMGYWEPDYVPKDTDVIALFRITPQPGVDHEEAAAAVAGESSTATWTVVWTDRLTACELYRAKAYRSELVPNTGPGTKNEAQYFAYIAYDLDLFEGGSIANLTASIIGNVFGFKAVKALRLEDMRIPVAYLKTFQGPATGIVVERERLDKFGRPLLGATTKPKLGLSGRNYGRVVYEGLKGGLDFMKDDENINSQPFMHWRDRFLYCMEAVNKASAATGEVKGHYLNITAGTMEDMYERAEFAKSLGSVIVMIDLVIGYTAIQSMAKWARKNDMILHLHRAGNSTYSRQKNHGMNFRVICKWMRMAGVDHIHAGTVVGKLEGDPLMIKGFYDTLRDTHTPQNVEHGLFFDQDWASLNKVMPVASGGIHAGQMHQLLDYLGEDVILQFGGGTIGHPMGIQAGAVANRVALEAMILARNEGRDYVKEGPEILQAAAKWCTPLKQALDTWKDITFNYESTDTADFVPSTTASV is encoded by the coding sequence ATGACTTCCGAAACAATCAAAGAAGGTAAAGACCGCTACAAGTCGGGTGTTCTTCCATATAAGAAAATGGGCTACTGGGAACCGGATTACGTACCCAAAGACACGGATGTCATCGCCCTCTTCCGCATCACTCCACAACCCGGAGTGGATCATGAAGAAGCGGCCGCTGCAGTCGCCGGTGAATCCTCCACCGCTACCTGGACCGTTGTATGGACTGACCGCCTGACTGCCTGCGAACTCTATCGTGCCAAGGCTTATCGCTCGGAACTCGTGCCTAATACCGGTCCCGGCACCAAGAATGAGGCGCAGTACTTCGCCTACATCGCCTATGATCTGGATTTGTTCGAGGGGGGTTCCATCGCCAACCTGACCGCCTCCATCATTGGCAACGTATTTGGTTTCAAAGCCGTGAAAGCGCTTCGCCTGGAGGATATGCGCATTCCCGTCGCTTACCTGAAAACCTTCCAGGGTCCCGCCACGGGTATTGTGGTAGAGCGCGAGCGTCTAGACAAGTTTGGCCGGCCATTGCTCGGTGCCACCACCAAACCGAAACTGGGACTCTCCGGCCGCAACTATGGACGCGTGGTATACGAAGGCCTTAAGGGTGGACTCGACTTCATGAAAGACGACGAGAACATCAATTCGCAGCCCTTCATGCACTGGCGCGACCGTTTTCTCTACTGCATGGAGGCGGTCAACAAGGCTTCCGCTGCAACGGGTGAAGTCAAGGGCCACTATCTGAATATCACCGCGGGCACCATGGAAGACATGTACGAACGCGCGGAATTCGCCAAGTCGCTTGGATCGGTGATCGTCATGATCGATCTGGTGATCGGCTACACGGCAATTCAGTCGATGGCCAAATGGGCGCGCAAGAATGACATGATCCTGCATCTGCATCGCGCCGGTAACTCAACCTATTCACGCCAGAAAAATCATGGCATGAATTTCCGCGTGATCTGCAAGTGGATGCGGATGGCGGGCGTGGATCATATTCATGCCGGCACAGTGGTTGGCAAACTCGAGGGCGATCCGCTCATGATCAAGGGCTTTTATGACACCCTGCGGGATACGCATACACCGCAAAATGTCGAACATGGCCTGTTCTTCGATCAAGACTGGGCCTCGCTGAATAAGGTTATGCCGGTCGCTTCGGGCGGCATTCACGCCGGCCAAATGCACCAGTTGCTGGATTATCTTGGCGAAGATGTGATACTGCAGTTTGGCGGCGGTACCATCGGTCATCCGATGGGCATACAAGCGGGGGCGGTTGCCAATCGTGTTGCGCTGGAAGCCATGATCCTGGCACGCAACGAAGGCCGTGACTATGTGAAAGAAGGTCCCGAGATTCTTCAGGCAGCTGCCAAATGGTGTACGCCGCTCAAACAGGCGCTGGATACATGGAAGGATATTACCTTCAATTATGAATCAACCGACACAGCCGATTTCGTACCCTCAACCACGGCCAGCGTCTAA
- a CDS encoding LysR family transcriptional regulator → MRHSTLRQLEVFETIARLGSFTRAAEELFLTQPTVSMQIKKLTDAVGLTLFEQVGKKMYLTDAGRELHQTCRDIFERLAQFEMVASDMKGLKAGKLRLAVVTTAKYFAPRLLGMFCQQYPGVEVSLKVSNRERVLERLADNQDDLYILGQPPEEVDAVAQAFLENPLVVLAPVNHPLANKKRIPLKRIAEEPFLSREPGSGTRIATERIFSEQGLKLKIRMELGSNEAIKQAIIGGLGISVLSRHTLALDAPMGQLAVLDVQGFPIDRQWYYAYPSGKQLSIVAQAFLSYLQQAPQFLVEVSCNTRPSDTELPGFVEAPTSERMEP, encoded by the coding sequence ATGCGCCATAGCACCTTGCGTCAACTTGAAGTTTTCGAAACCATTGCCCGTCTGGGAAGTTTTACACGCGCCGCAGAAGAGCTATTCTTGACTCAACCCACGGTATCGATGCAAATCAAAAAATTAACTGATGCAGTCGGTTTGACGCTGTTCGAGCAAGTTGGCAAAAAAATGTATCTCACCGATGCCGGACGCGAGTTGCATCAAACCTGCCGCGACATTTTCGAACGCCTCGCGCAGTTCGAGATGGTTGCGTCGGACATGAAAGGGCTGAAGGCTGGCAAACTGCGGCTTGCGGTGGTGACTACCGCAAAATATTTCGCACCGCGCTTGCTTGGCATGTTTTGCCAGCAATATCCGGGCGTCGAGGTCTCGCTCAAAGTATCCAACCGTGAGCGTGTATTGGAACGCTTGGCAGACAATCAGGACGATCTTTATATCCTAGGTCAGCCGCCGGAGGAAGTGGATGCGGTGGCACAGGCGTTCCTGGAGAATCCGCTGGTCGTGCTTGCACCCGTCAATCATCCGCTTGCCAATAAGAAAAGAATCCCGCTTAAGCGTATAGCCGAAGAGCCATTTTTGTCGCGTGAGCCAGGTTCCGGCACGCGCATTGCGACTGAGCGTATCTTTTCTGAACAGGGCTTGAAATTGAAAATCCGAATGGAGTTAGGAAGTAATGAGGCCATCAAGCAGGCTATTATTGGAGGCTTGGGCATATCAGTCTTGTCACGCCACACCTTGGCGCTGGATGCGCCCATGGGACAACTAGCTGTGCTTGATGTGCAGGGTTTCCCTATTGATCGCCAGTGGTACTACGCCTACCCATCAGGAAAACAGTTGTCTATTGTGGCGCAGGCATTTTTGAGTTACTTACAGCAAGCACCGCAGTTTTTGGTTGAAGTATCTTGCAATACGCGACCATCAGACACTGAACTGCCCGGTTTCGTGGAGGCTCCAACATCTGAGAGAATGGAGCCATAA
- a CDS encoding ribulose bisphosphate carboxylase small subunit, with the protein MMTNVGNRITQGQFSFLPPLTDKQISAQIKYALKNNWAIGIEYTDDPHPRNTYWEMFGNPMFDLKDPAGILSEINDCRKTYPNHYIRVTAFNSTRGVESPTMSYIVNRPKTEPGFGLVRQEVEGRSIRYTIHSYATDKAESERY; encoded by the coding sequence ATGATGACCAATGTAGGAAATCGCATCACGCAGGGGCAATTCTCTTTCCTGCCGCCACTGACGGATAAACAAATTTCCGCACAAATCAAATATGCGTTGAAAAACAATTGGGCGATAGGTATCGAGTACACCGACGATCCCCACCCGCGCAATACGTATTGGGAAATGTTCGGCAATCCGATGTTTGACTTGAAAGATCCCGCCGGGATCCTGTCGGAAATCAATGACTGCCGCAAAACTTATCCGAATCATTATATCCGGGTAACCGCATTTAACTCGACGCGCGGGGTGGAAAGTCCGACTATGTCGTATATCGTCAACCGTCCGAAGACAGAACCGGGCTTTGGCCTGGTACGCCAGGAAGTGGAAGGCCGTAGCATTCGTTACACCATTCATTCCTACGCAACTGACAAAGCGGAATCCGAACGGTATTAA
- a CDS encoding acetyltransferase (isoleucine patch superfamily) codes for MTQVVIYGIGSPILVDVEESLFRAGVSITAGVRNYIGESFLSREIPVMTPDALGEEIPGLPFVVPLFTPGNRQLAAMEAKRMGFSRPHSLIDPTVAVPRSLDMGPGGYINAGCSLGAHSHFGYFVFINRGATIGHHATLGQFVSVGPGAVVAGEVTIGIGAMIGAGAVVLPKVTIAENSVVGAGAVVTGDVPAHCLVLGNPARIVKENIPGYKGITVSMSGY; via the coding sequence ATGACGCAAGTGGTTATATATGGAATCGGGTCGCCGATCCTCGTGGACGTGGAGGAAAGCCTGTTCCGGGCGGGGGTGTCGATTACGGCCGGCGTACGGAATTACATCGGCGAGAGTTTCTTATCCAGGGAGATTCCGGTCATGACTCCCGACGCACTCGGCGAAGAAATTCCCGGCTTGCCTTTCGTTGTACCGCTATTTACGCCCGGAAACCGGCAATTAGCTGCCATGGAGGCCAAGCGCATGGGATTTTCCCGCCCGCACAGTTTGATAGACCCCACCGTGGCCGTTCCCCGTTCCCTGGACATGGGGCCTGGCGGCTATATCAATGCAGGCTGCAGTCTGGGCGCCCATAGCCACTTTGGGTACTTTGTCTTTATAAACCGGGGGGCGACCATAGGGCACCACGCCACGTTAGGTCAGTTCGTGTCGGTAGGGCCTGGCGCGGTTGTGGCGGGCGAAGTCACCATCGGAATAGGGGCAATGATAGGCGCGGGGGCAGTCGTGTTACCGAAGGTCACTATAGCGGAGAATTCCGTTGTGGGAGCAGGGGCGGTAGTTACCGGCGACGTTCCGGCACATTGTTTGGTATTGGGCAATCCAGCCAGGATCGTTAAGGAGAATATCCCTGGATACAAGGGTATTACAGTCAGCATGTCGGGGTATTAA
- a CDS encoding Lon protease family protein produces MPISNLFPADLRLTIDPDSLGFSDSSELLQYPLPWIGQERAEMAARFGLGMDQPDYNLFVLGEVGSGRSSLLRQTMVAAAAMRSTPPDLCYLHNFDAPERPLALRLPAGQGRLLRQLLARLTKSLLMEIPQRLGGQDFKVGSERIKKAYKAEEAKAYTELTAFAESHDFTIHREGGHIVFTLLGEKGHILTEDEVLTLPKARRVEIEQAEQELHAEITRYFEKIRPMERVMNEALAALQRQVVKPLLESESQEIRAGLRKQIKDSVKLGSYLEQVMEDVLGNLELFKVSDTDEEGRQEELERVMSRYRVNLVVDNDGLNGAPVIVEDNPLFHSLFGSIEYQSENDVLATDFTRIRAGSLLRAHGGFLMLHLRDLLADALVWEKLRRLLRSDRLQIEEPGTAFTSITAVSLVPEAVDVEVKIVLIGSRQQYYDLQEADPEFARRFRVKVDFAESFLASAETRRASAIFVAHACRELGLPHFTAAAVACLLEDSHRQVDDQLRQSAIFARAEALVMESAALCQARAGHRVDAEDVEAALRARVLRHDYPEQRLQESIAEGDVLITLNGEKVGQLNSLTQVDLGDYRFGFPVRVTARTFAGEDGLLNIEREVEMSGPIHDKGVFILQNYLSALFVHAAPLALNASIVFEQEYNGMEGDSASCAELYVLLSSLSDLPLKQGIAVTGAVNQHGEVLPVGGVNEKIEGYFSVCETAGLDGSHGVLIPARNRRHLMLERKVVEAVAGNLFHIYTAEHASEGVQLLTGFPAGMADETGNYPHDSVLGRAHQTLLAYRRACQESQRPKVRRKRS; encoded by the coding sequence ATGCCGATCTCAAATCTGTTCCCCGCTGATCTGCGCCTGACCATCGATCCCGATTCGCTTGGATTCTCGGATAGTTCGGAATTGCTGCAATATCCGTTGCCGTGGATCGGGCAGGAGCGCGCGGAAATGGCCGCACGCTTTGGTCTGGGGATGGATCAGCCCGACTATAACCTTTTCGTGCTGGGAGAGGTCGGCAGTGGCCGCTCTTCGCTGCTGCGCCAAACGATGGTCGCAGCTGCCGCAATGAGGTCGACACCGCCCGACTTATGCTATCTGCACAACTTTGATGCGCCCGAAAGGCCGCTGGCTCTGCGCCTTCCGGCCGGACAGGGGCGCCTGCTGCGTCAACTTCTGGCGCGGCTGACAAAATCCCTGCTGATGGAAATACCGCAACGCCTGGGTGGGCAGGATTTTAAGGTCGGGAGCGAGCGCATTAAAAAAGCCTACAAGGCGGAAGAGGCCAAGGCTTATACCGAACTTACTGCCTTTGCCGAATCCCATGATTTCACTATCCACCGCGAGGGTGGGCACATAGTTTTCACCCTGCTGGGTGAGAAAGGACATATTCTCACCGAGGATGAGGTGCTTACCCTGCCAAAGGCGCGCCGGGTCGAGATAGAGCAGGCCGAACAGGAGCTGCACGCTGAGATTACCCGTTATTTCGAGAAAATCCGGCCGATGGAGCGTGTCATGAACGAAGCTCTGGCAGCGTTGCAGCGTCAGGTAGTGAAACCGCTGCTGGAGAGCGAATCACAGGAAATCCGTGCCGGATTGAGAAAACAGATCAAGGACTCCGTCAAGCTTGGTTCCTACTTGGAACAAGTCATGGAGGATGTGCTTGGCAATCTGGAGCTGTTTAAGGTTTCCGATACCGATGAGGAGGGCCGGCAGGAGGAACTGGAGCGGGTGATGTCCCGCTACCGGGTTAATCTGGTAGTGGATAATGACGGCCTGAACGGTGCGCCGGTCATCGTCGAGGACAACCCGTTGTTTCACTCACTGTTCGGCAGTATCGAATATCAGTCCGAGAATGATGTGCTGGCAACCGATTTTACGCGCATTCGTGCGGGCAGCTTGCTCCGGGCGCACGGCGGTTTCCTGATGTTGCATCTGCGCGACCTGCTGGCCGATGCTCTGGTGTGGGAAAAGCTGCGTCGTTTGCTGCGCAGCGACAGGCTGCAGATCGAGGAACCGGGCACGGCTTTTACCTCGATCACGGCTGTTTCACTCGTACCCGAGGCGGTGGATGTGGAAGTCAAGATCGTCCTGATCGGTTCACGTCAACAGTATTATGACTTGCAGGAGGCAGACCCGGAGTTTGCACGTCGCTTTCGCGTCAAGGTGGACTTTGCCGAAAGTTTTTTAGCCAGCGCCGAAACCCGCCGCGCCTCGGCTATCTTTGTTGCCCATGCCTGCCGGGAACTGGGGCTGCCGCATTTTACCGCCGCTGCCGTTGCATGTCTGCTGGAAGACTCCCACCGTCAAGTGGATGATCAATTGCGCCAAAGCGCGATTTTCGCCCGTGCCGAGGCGCTGGTGATGGAAAGTGCGGCGCTGTGCCAAGCGCGTGCCGGTCACCGGGTCGATGCGGAGGATGTCGAGGCGGCCCTGCGCGCGCGCGTCTTGCGCCATGACTACCCTGAACAACGCCTGCAGGAGTCCATAGCCGAAGGCGATGTACTCATCACGCTGAATGGCGAGAAAGTAGGCCAACTCAACAGTCTAACCCAGGTAGATCTGGGAGATTACCGCTTTGGCTTTCCGGTACGTGTCACGGCACGCACCTTTGCGGGTGAAGATGGCTTACTCAACATCGAGCGCGAGGTTGAAATGTCCGGACCGATCCACGATAAGGGGGTATTCATATTACAGAACTACCTGTCCGCTTTATTTGTCCATGCCGCACCACTTGCGCTCAATGCTTCCATTGTGTTCGAACAGGAATATAACGGCATGGAGGGGGATTCTGCATCCTGTGCCGAACTGTATGTTCTGCTCTCGTCCCTGTCGGATCTGCCCCTCAAACAGGGTATCGCCGTAACCGGTGCAGTCAATCAGCATGGTGAAGTGCTGCCGGTAGGTGGAGTCAACGAAAAAATAGAAGGCTATTTCAGCGTCTGCGAGACAGCCGGACTGGATGGCAGTCATGGCGTACTGATTCCAGCCCGCAACCGCCGGCACCTGATGCTGGAGCGCAAGGTGGTCGAGGCAGTTGCCGGAAATTTATTCCATATTTACACTGCGGAGCATGCGAGCGAAGGCGTGCAGCTGCTCACTGGTTTCCCGGCCGGCATGGCGGACGAGACAGGTAATTATCCGCACGACAGCGTATTGGGTCGCGCTCATCAGACCTTGCTGGCTTATCGCCGCGCTTGCCAGGAGTCACAGCGTCCGAAGGTAAGGCGCAAACGCTCGTGA
- a CDS encoding glycosyltransferase, with protein sequence MSHKVSVVVKSYNHAPYVHQTIQSVLDQSFQDFEIVVTDDGSTDGTPEIVRQFRDERIKLEVLPRNNGISIAMNSVLARASGEYIAILNSDDYALPGRLEKQVNFLESRPDISALFGLPLAVDEDGNKNKPFNDFQRPLSFRDFNRATWLNSFFFRGNCLCAPTAMIRRSVYADVGSYDPRLTNLQDFDMWIRILKSGHNMFLLPDQFTAFRIRNGNKNMSAPRPDSLLRDMFELAQILKQYCSMEPRLIFEVFAGEVARAGIDTSIRPEFLVADMALSVGSPAYDLFALQLLFDKGETVDDFHRLSNLAGSLDIFGALALRDCKAKLSKKAGWFAFR encoded by the coding sequence ATGTCACACAAGGTATCCGTGGTTGTTAAATCATACAACCATGCCCCCTATGTTCATCAGACAATCCAAAGTGTCCTTGATCAATCGTTCCAGGATTTTGAAATTGTCGTAACGGATGATGGGTCTACGGACGGCACACCTGAGATTGTCCGGCAGTTTCGGGATGAGCGTATCAAACTCGAAGTCCTGCCCAGGAACAATGGTATCTCGATAGCAATGAATTCAGTCCTCGCGAGGGCGAGCGGAGAATATATAGCCATCCTGAATTCTGATGATTATGCCCTTCCCGGCCGACTTGAAAAACAGGTCAATTTTTTGGAGAGCAGGCCGGATATTTCGGCGCTTTTTGGTCTACCCCTGGCAGTGGATGAGGATGGCAACAAGAATAAGCCGTTCAATGATTTCCAACGACCGCTCTCATTCCGGGATTTTAATCGGGCCACATGGTTGAATAGTTTCTTTTTCCGTGGGAACTGTCTATGCGCGCCTACGGCAATGATCCGGCGTTCCGTCTACGCGGATGTTGGCAGTTACGATCCAAGACTGACCAATCTTCAGGACTTTGACATGTGGATACGCATATTAAAGTCAGGGCATAACATGTTTTTATTGCCCGACCAGTTTACGGCGTTTCGCATACGGAACGGGAATAAAAACATGAGCGCTCCCCGGCCGGACAGCTTGTTGAGAGACATGTTTGAGCTTGCCCAGATATTAAAACAATATTGCAGCATGGAGCCTCGGCTAATCTTCGAGGTTTTCGCCGGTGAAGTGGCGCGGGCGGGAATAGATACCAGCATCAGACCGGAATTCCTGGTTGCCGATATGGCCTTGTCGGTTGGTTCCCCAGCATATGATTTGTTCGCACTACAATTATTGTTTGATAAGGGGGAAACCGTTGATGATTTTCATCGCCTCAGCAACCTTGCAGGCAGCCTGGATATATTTGGCGCATTAGCCCTACGGGATTGCAAAGCAAAACTATCAAAGAAAGCTGGATGGTTTGCTTTCCGCTAA